One part of the Dyadobacter sp. 676 genome encodes these proteins:
- a CDS encoding acyltransferase family protein produces MERNTNLDIAKLSLSFLVIAVHLPLYNGVSDDQAYTMGWLFSNGISRIAVPCFFMINGYFVNITDKTKVRKYMTHLLILYAVWMLLYLPAYYHSVVGNPKYLVKLVVFGFHHLWYVISLIFATFFLYLIKRYLPVSQRMLIALVVGLFVIGYLIQDVVAPRFRQPQHYVVVYRNFLFFGLPFFTLGHIIRRTSFELDARARRNCYIAILVGTVTLLIESYLSLKYKLGVNLYISLLFLCPPIMILLFKSTWRKSGSLVADIANAVFFTHTGVILFLQDYFAGTPNIYLFPVAVFLSIIVSGIVYALNRRLKFLL; encoded by the coding sequence TTGGAAAGGAACACAAATCTGGATATCGCGAAACTATCGCTCAGCTTTCTGGTCATTGCGGTGCATTTGCCGCTGTACAATGGCGTAAGCGACGATCAGGCCTATACGATGGGTTGGTTGTTCTCGAACGGCATTTCAAGGATCGCCGTGCCCTGCTTCTTTATGATCAACGGGTACTTTGTGAATATCACCGACAAAACGAAGGTCAGGAAATACATGACGCATTTGCTGATCCTCTATGCCGTGTGGATGCTGCTGTACTTGCCGGCTTACTATCATTCGGTTGTCGGTAACCCCAAATACCTCGTCAAACTGGTCGTTTTCGGGTTTCACCATTTGTGGTATGTGATCAGCCTCATTTTCGCGACGTTTTTCCTGTACCTGATCAAACGCTACCTGCCGGTGTCGCAGCGGATGCTCATCGCATTGGTCGTCGGCTTGTTCGTCATCGGCTACCTGATCCAGGACGTAGTGGCGCCGCGTTTCCGGCAGCCGCAACATTATGTGGTGGTATACCGCAATTTTCTTTTCTTTGGCCTGCCGTTTTTCACACTTGGCCACATAATCCGCCGGACGTCCTTCGAACTCGATGCACGCGCCCGCCGGAATTGCTATATTGCCATACTGGTCGGCACGGTAACATTGCTGATCGAATCGTACCTGAGCCTCAAATACAAGCTCGGGGTGAACCTGTACATTTCGCTGCTGTTCCTGTGCCCGCCGATCATGATTTTACTGTTCAAATCGACGTGGCGGAAATCGGGGAGCCTGGTAGCGGATATCGCCAATGCGGTATTCTTCACACACACCGGCGTGATTCTTTTCCTGCAAGACTACTTTGCGGGAACGCCCAACATTTATCTGTTTCCAGTGGCCGTTTTCCTGTCGATCATCGTGTCCGGCATCGTGTACGCGCTCAACAGGCGGTTGAAATTTTTGTTGTGA
- a CDS encoding glycosyltransferase, with the protein MIFVTIGTQAPFDRLIRAIDEMAPQLNGERIVAQVFESSYQVKNLETVGFLSPDEFNTYFEEARLVVAHAGMGTIISALTQAKPLLILPRLASMGEHRNDHQIATAKKMQDLGYVQVAFDEKELARKLLKMSAGASGSVSSPQIRQVASDSLIRSVRSYIFSGK; encoded by the coding sequence ATGATTTTTGTCACAATCGGTACCCAGGCCCCGTTCGACCGGCTCATCAGGGCAATCGACGAGATGGCCCCGCAACTGAACGGCGAGCGGATCGTCGCTCAGGTATTTGAATCCTCGTATCAGGTAAAAAACCTGGAAACGGTCGGGTTCCTGTCGCCCGACGAGTTCAATACCTATTTCGAGGAGGCTCGTCTTGTGGTGGCGCATGCAGGCATGGGTACGATCATTTCCGCGCTCACGCAGGCGAAACCGCTGCTCATCCTGCCGCGGCTGGCCAGTATGGGCGAGCACCGCAACGACCACCAGATCGCGACGGCGAAGAAAATGCAGGACCTCGGTTATGTGCAGGTGGCATTCGACGAAAAGGAGCTTGCGCGTAAACTGCTCAAAATGAGTGCCGGTGCCAGTGGCTCCGTTTCGTCGCCGCAGATCCGTCAGGTAGCCTCCGATTCGCTCATCCGTTCGGTGCGCAGTTATATTTTTTCGGGTAAATAA
- a CDS encoding glycosyltransferase, whose translation MKVIAIASVGGHWVQLLRLRPAFEGSELIFVSTKPDFAKMVEGSKFYAVADASRWDKMKLIKSFFDVFSIIRKEKPDVVITTGAAPGLMGLISARILGKRTIWVDSIANVEELSMSGKIASKFASRTYTQWPQLATDKVLFAGNILS comes from the coding sequence ATGAAAGTAATAGCCATAGCCTCAGTAGGTGGCCACTGGGTACAGCTGCTGCGTTTGCGCCCGGCCTTCGAAGGATCGGAGCTGATATTCGTTTCCACGAAGCCCGACTTCGCCAAGATGGTGGAAGGCAGCAAATTTTACGCCGTGGCGGATGCCAGCCGCTGGGACAAAATGAAGCTGATCAAGTCGTTTTTCGATGTATTCAGCATCATCCGCAAGGAAAAGCCCGACGTGGTGATCACCACGGGCGCCGCACCGGGATTAATGGGCCTGATTTCGGCCAGGATACTCGGTAAGCGTACAATCTGGGTGGATAGTATCGCCAATGTGGAAGAACTGTCGATGAGCGGGAAGATCGCTTCCAAATTCGCCAGCCGCACCTACACGCAATGGCCGCAGCTTGCAACGGACAAAGTTTTATTCGCAGGAAATATATTGTCATGA
- a CDS encoding glycosyltransferase family 4 protein, giving the protein MKILFVINSSNNGGAIKMIVALYREVKRHFPQSKIVFLKKIESQYSNIEDAYYLSDELSSLADYYIVYKRLKAVMIDEKPDALISFLPLANIFTSVIGRSLGIKYRVASQRNPPQIYGKVVRMLDRYLGSRGYYTANVCNSRAGMDAFGAYPASYKKHLSVINNCVEEPDFSLSKTEAKIRMGMPSGKTILTCVGRLHEQKNHEVIVKAMKHLDDAVLYLGGDGPLKEEISGLIRSEGVDDKVVMLGDLDREQVRLLLRASDVFLIPSRYEGLSNSLLEAMSYGLPVICSNIPSFTDFLRLENGLEPDYAGMVIENNDDREWATGIRQMIRNDELLERYHRRSLDKVADLSPQKMASRFLKLLGVQEKEYVG; this is encoded by the coding sequence ATGAAAATCCTCTTTGTCATTAACTCCTCCAACAATGGCGGCGCCATCAAGATGATCGTGGCGCTGTACCGGGAAGTGAAACGTCATTTCCCGCAGAGCAAGATCGTGTTCCTGAAAAAAATCGAATCGCAATATTCGAATATTGAAGATGCCTATTATCTGAGCGACGAACTGAGTTCGCTTGCGGACTATTATATCGTTTACAAACGCCTGAAAGCGGTCATGATCGACGAGAAGCCCGATGCGCTGATCAGCTTTCTGCCGCTGGCCAATATTTTCACGTCGGTTATCGGCCGGTCGCTGGGGATCAAATACCGCGTGGCGTCGCAGCGTAACCCGCCGCAGATCTACGGCAAAGTGGTGCGCATGCTCGACCGCTACCTGGGCTCCCGCGGTTATTACACGGCCAATGTATGCAATTCCAGGGCAGGTATGGATGCATTCGGTGCGTACCCGGCATCCTACAAGAAACATTTGTCGGTGATCAACAACTGTGTGGAAGAGCCGGATTTCTCACTTTCCAAAACGGAGGCGAAAATCCGGATGGGCATGCCGTCCGGCAAGACGATCCTGACCTGCGTAGGCCGCCTGCACGAACAGAAAAACCACGAGGTGATCGTGAAGGCCATGAAGCATTTGGATGACGCCGTGCTTTACCTCGGCGGCGACGGGCCATTGAAGGAAGAGATTTCCGGTCTGATCCGGTCCGAAGGCGTGGATGACAAGGTGGTCATGCTGGGTGACCTCGACCGGGAGCAGGTGCGCCTGCTGCTGCGGGCGTCGGATGTGTTCCTGATCCCGTCCAGGTATGAGGGACTGAGCAATTCGCTGCTTGAAGCGATGTCGTACGGCCTGCCGGTGATTTGCAGCAATATTCCGTCGTTCACGGATTTCCTCAGGCTCGAAAACGGGTTGGAGCCGGATTATGCGGGGATGGTTATCGAAAACAACGACGACCGAGAATGGGCCACGGGTATCCGGCAAATGATCCGCAACGATGAGTTGCTGGAACGCTACCACCGTCGTTCGCTCGATAAAGTGGCCGACCTGAGCCCGCAGAAAATGGCTTCGAGGTTCCTGAAACTGTTGGGCGTTCAGGAAAAGGAATATGTTGGTTGA
- a CDS encoding glycosyltransferase — protein sequence MSGLATSDTTRQKAVFFVNCYAGGAEKMTLFIASCLDSSRYDVIFYIVGKEIGLIRNFIPRERTCHYIHVKNYKDGLMRKLAKVMREEKPDYVFSSLMPINIRLALASIMFPKVKVILRSNNYLYTQSIVQKARLFLAYRFMDHLIAQTDEMRDEAVKVLRLPRSKVTTLANPINADQINKKLEGATSPYEGTATNYVYVGRIDRIKGLDVLVKSFARVLADEPDSRLYIVGKVEGSFAAYYEELRAIQKQLNIGDQIVFTGFKENPYQYMKFADCLVLPSRNEGLPNVVIESLYLHTPVAVTASIPVIRRIVRHGVDGFVTEVDDVDGLAEAMKSASKLGRVESAYKSATKEDFQKLFTK from the coding sequence ATGAGCGGATTAGCAACCTCTGATACAACCAGACAAAAGGCCGTTTTCTTCGTGAACTGCTATGCCGGCGGTGCGGAGAAAATGACGCTTTTTATAGCCAGTTGTCTGGATAGCAGCCGGTACGACGTCATTTTTTACATTGTCGGGAAAGAAATAGGCCTGATCCGCAATTTCATCCCCCGGGAAAGGACCTGCCATTACATTCATGTCAAAAACTATAAGGACGGCCTCATGCGCAAGCTCGCGAAAGTGATGCGGGAGGAGAAGCCTGACTACGTTTTTTCATCGCTCATGCCGATCAACATCCGGCTCGCGCTGGCTTCGATCATGTTCCCGAAAGTGAAAGTGATCCTGCGGAGTAACAATTATTTATACACACAATCGATCGTTCAGAAAGCACGGTTATTTTTGGCTTACCGCTTTATGGACCATCTGATCGCGCAAACGGATGAAATGCGTGACGAAGCGGTAAAAGTTCTGCGCCTTCCGAGAAGTAAGGTCACCACGCTCGCCAACCCGATCAACGCGGACCAGATCAATAAAAAGCTCGAAGGTGCAACGTCGCCATATGAAGGCACTGCCACCAACTACGTGTATGTGGGTCGTATCGACCGCATCAAAGGGCTGGATGTTTTGGTTAAATCATTCGCCAGGGTCCTGGCGGACGAGCCGGATTCCAGGCTGTACATCGTAGGAAAAGTGGAAGGCAGTTTCGCGGCCTATTACGAGGAGCTGCGGGCGATCCAGAAGCAATTGAATATCGGCGATCAGATCGTTTTTACGGGGTTCAAGGAGAATCCGTACCAATATATGAAGTTTGCGGACTGTCTTGTGCTGCCGTCGCGTAATGAAGGATTGCCGAATGTCGTGATCGAGTCGCTGTACCTGCACACGCCGGTAGCGGTGACGGCGTCCATTCCCGTGATCCGGCGCATTGTGCGGCACGGCGTGGACGGTTTCGTGACAGAGGTGGACGACGTGGATGGACTGGCCGAGGCCATGAAATCGGCATCGAAACTGGGGCGCGTAGAGTCGGCTTACAAGTCGGCGACGAAGGAAGATTTTCAGAAGTTGTTTACGAAATAA
- a CDS encoding acyltransferase codes for MGRLSIIKNLLKRWWLSPVDYARSIGVKVGSGCQFFNVTWSSEPYLISVGNNCQITNGVRIFTHGGAFMFRREVPDFDCFGKVAIGDGVYIGNNSLILPGVTIGNNVLVAAGSVVTKSVPDNVCVGGNPAKIICSVEDYKRNNIRYNVHSKGMSREEKKALLLSLPDDRLIQKGYLKYNERISNL; via the coding sequence ATGGGAAGACTAAGTATCATCAAAAATCTCCTGAAAAGGTGGTGGCTTTCGCCGGTCGACTACGCGCGGTCGATTGGCGTGAAAGTGGGCAGCGGCTGCCAGTTTTTCAATGTGACGTGGTCGTCGGAACCTTACCTCATATCGGTTGGTAATAACTGCCAGATCACGAACGGCGTGAGGATTTTTACGCACGGAGGGGCATTCATGTTCCGGCGCGAGGTACCCGATTTCGATTGCTTCGGCAAAGTGGCGATCGGCGACGGTGTGTATATAGGCAACAACAGCCTGATCCTGCCCGGCGTGACGATCGGAAACAATGTGCTCGTGGCGGCCGGATCGGTAGTCACGAAGTCGGTGCCCGACAATGTGTGTGTCGGCGGAAACCCGGCGAAGATTATCTGCTCGGTAGAAGATTATAAAAGGAACAACATCCGGTATAATGTGCACTCCAAGGGCATGAGCCGCGAAGAGAAGAAGGCATTGCTGCTTTCGCTTCCCGACGACCGCCTGATCCAAAAGGGTTACCTGAAATATAATGAGCGGATTAGCAACCTCTGA
- a CDS encoding glycosyltransferase → MKLIFDLTKTQPVGNTKFHGGGKYGEIVFKSLAGSSKDIVAYYNSEKWLNPEIAQICRDNHFVMVDSNQRSLQETVAEYPGVVYSPIIETDLATIGDNITYITTVHGLRVLELPYDKYIGHYRSKSFKLGYELYYKYKSKKTFDLTLKKYREVFQRKNIHVVTVSEHSKASILAFVPYLKQEDIEVFYSPSTVGGLEKVEPYEAGEKYYMMVSADRWVKNALRAAMAFDEIFSERPDFKGKVILTGSKNKHIFDKYIKNKSRFVFVDYVDGKTLLSMYKGAYLFVYPSLNEGFGYPPVEAMTLGTPIIASAISSITEICGDSALYFNPLLVSEIKMRILQMENRELRAEFIRKQQKRVQEVKERQDQDLERLTQYILSHVNQSVNA, encoded by the coding sequence ATGAAACTGATATTTGATTTAACCAAAACGCAACCTGTCGGGAATACCAAGTTCCACGGAGGGGGAAAGTACGGTGAAATCGTGTTCAAATCCCTCGCCGGGAGTTCGAAAGACATTGTTGCCTATTACAATTCGGAAAAATGGCTGAACCCAGAAATCGCGCAGATTTGTCGGGACAATCATTTCGTCATGGTGGATTCCAACCAGCGCTCATTGCAGGAAACCGTGGCCGAATATCCGGGCGTTGTGTATAGCCCGATTATCGAAACCGACCTGGCGACGATCGGCGACAATATCACTTATATCACCACGGTTCACGGCCTTCGCGTGCTGGAACTGCCTTACGATAAATACATTGGGCATTACCGGAGCAAGAGCTTCAAATTGGGGTACGAGTTATACTACAAATACAAATCAAAGAAGACGTTCGATCTTACTTTGAAGAAATACCGCGAGGTTTTTCAGCGCAAAAATATTCACGTCGTAACGGTTTCCGAGCATTCGAAAGCGTCGATCCTGGCGTTTGTGCCTTACCTGAAACAGGAAGATATCGAGGTGTTTTATTCGCCTTCGACCGTGGGAGGGCTCGAAAAAGTGGAGCCCTACGAGGCGGGCGAAAAATATTATATGATGGTGAGCGCCGACCGCTGGGTGAAAAATGCTCTTCGTGCGGCCATGGCTTTCGACGAGATTTTCTCGGAACGCCCCGATTTTAAGGGAAAAGTGATCCTGACGGGCTCCAAAAACAAGCACATTTTCGACAAGTACATCAAAAACAAATCCCGGTTCGTGTTTGTCGATTACGTGGACGGCAAAACGCTGCTTTCGATGTACAAAGGGGCCTACCTGTTTGTATACCCGTCTCTGAACGAGGGCTTCGGATACCCGCCGGTAGAGGCCATGACGCTCGGCACGCCGATTATCGCCTCGGCGATTTCGTCGATCACCGAAATCTGCGGCGACAGCGCTTTGTATTTCAACCCGTTGCTGGTGAGCGAGATCAAAATGCGTATCCTGCAAATGGAGAACAGGGAACTGCGGGCCGAGTTTATCCGCAAACAACAAAAACGCGTGCAGGAAGTGAAGGAGCGGCAGGACCAGGACCTGGAAAGGCTGACGCAATACATTCTCTCGCACGTAAACCAGTCCGTAAACGCCTGA
- a CDS encoding multidrug transporter — translation MSSQVTKIAKNTLFLYVRMFLLMFIGLYTSRVVLEVLGVEDLGIYNVVGSVVMMLEFVSSSLTNSSQRYLNIGLGKNDLALTNRYFSQSVGLHFLLSLFIVLLLETVGLWMFNNKLVIPADRREAAFWVYQLSTLAAFIKINQICFQSVVVARESMSVYAYLSIFEGVAKLGIVYLIGANAPFDKLAYYGFLLVVIQLVVFLTHMVYCYRKYPESHYKFFWDNALFKEMAGFVSVNAFGYISWAIGVQGINVVLNLFFGPTVNAARGLASTAGRFINQFVNNIYLAIKPQIIQSYAKGETESMVMLAEKSTVYVFYLVLFVSLPILFETSFILQFWLKEVPEYTKLFTELTLIQSYFWMLPIPYSQIATATGRIRNIQLYGRIFTLLALPVSYAILLVVRNPYYPVFVIITMDAFFWLYTIYDVDKQLNIKFDRYVRNVILPVLYMAAAMVISLSLGHYMIAAMEPMFRFIIEVAMSLSLGFLFYFFIRYAAR, via the coding sequence ATGTCTTCGCAAGTAACTAAGATCGCCAAAAATACCTTGTTCCTATACGTCAGGATGTTTCTCCTGATGTTCATCGGGCTTTATACATCCCGCGTGGTATTGGAAGTTCTGGGCGTCGAAGACCTTGGCATTTATAATGTGGTGGGTTCGGTGGTGATGATGCTCGAATTCGTTTCGTCGAGCCTTACCAATTCATCGCAACGCTATTTGAATATCGGTTTGGGGAAAAACGACCTGGCACTTACAAACCGCTATTTCTCGCAAAGCGTGGGGCTGCATTTCCTGCTGTCATTATTCATTGTTCTTTTGCTGGAAACGGTGGGGCTGTGGATGTTCAATAATAAATTGGTAATTCCCGCCGACCGCAGAGAGGCGGCATTCTGGGTTTATCAGCTATCCACACTGGCAGCGTTTATTAAAATTAACCAGATATGTTTTCAAAGTGTGGTTGTCGCACGCGAGAGCATGTCGGTGTATGCGTACCTGAGTATTTTCGAAGGGGTCGCCAAATTGGGGATCGTATATCTGATCGGTGCGAATGCGCCATTCGATAAGCTGGCATATTACGGATTTTTACTGGTAGTAATTCAATTGGTGGTGTTCCTGACACACATGGTGTATTGTTACAGGAAATATCCCGAATCGCATTACAAATTCTTCTGGGACAATGCATTGTTCAAAGAAATGGCGGGTTTCGTAAGTGTAAATGCGTTCGGATATATTTCGTGGGCAATCGGCGTTCAGGGGATCAACGTAGTGTTGAACCTTTTCTTCGGACCGACCGTCAATGCGGCGCGGGGACTGGCATCGACGGCGGGGAGATTTATCAACCAGTTTGTCAATAACATTTATCTCGCTATCAAACCGCAGATTATTCAATCCTATGCGAAAGGAGAGACGGAAAGTATGGTGATGCTGGCCGAAAAATCGACGGTTTATGTGTTTTATCTGGTGCTGTTCGTCTCGCTTCCGATCCTGTTCGAAACCAGTTTCATTCTTCAATTCTGGCTGAAAGAGGTACCGGAATACACCAAACTATTTACAGAACTGACCCTGATCCAATCCTATTTCTGGATGTTGCCGATCCCGTACAGCCAGATCGCCACCGCGACCGGCCGGATCAGGAATATTCAGCTTTACGGCCGGATTTTCACATTACTCGCATTACCGGTTTCGTATGCGATCCTGCTGGTGGTCAGGAATCCTTACTACCCGGTTTTCGTGATCATTACCATGGACGCATTCTTCTGGTTATATACGATATATGACGTTGATAAACAATTGAATATCAAATTCGACAGGTATGTGAGGAATGTAATCCTGCCGGTACTTTACATGGCTGCTGCGATGGTGATTTCGCTCTCGCTGGGCCATTACATGATAGCGGCCATGGAGCCGATGTTCCGGTTTATCATCGAAGTCGCAATGAGCCTTTCGTTGGGATTTCTTTTTTACTTTTTTATTCGGTATGCCGCGCGATGA
- a CDS encoding serine acetyltransferase — protein sequence MGSKLKYDLFRSAGRTGTKAFLSRLLFNYPFRFIAFFRLSQKYSKSSPLGMLYRLLYRRYGVKYGIQIPLSVQIGKGLLLPHFGGIVVNSQCRIGDNCTLLHNVTIGNTKRGEKKGAPSIGNRVYIGPGAVIVGGIVVGDNVLIAPNSYVNLDVPSNSVVVGNPARVIAKESATEGYITNPVI from the coding sequence ATGGGAAGCAAATTAAAATACGATCTTTTCCGCAGCGCCGGAAGGACTGGCACCAAAGCTTTTCTTTCGCGATTGCTGTTCAATTACCCGTTCAGGTTTATTGCTTTTTTCAGGCTATCCCAAAAGTATTCCAAAAGCAGTCCGCTCGGAATGCTTTACAGGTTGCTTTACAGACGTTACGGTGTGAAATACGGCATTCAGATCCCGCTTTCGGTGCAAATTGGGAAGGGATTGCTATTACCGCATTTCGGTGGAATAGTTGTCAATTCCCAATGCAGGATCGGCGATAACTGTACTTTATTACACAACGTCACAATCGGCAATACCAAAAGAGGGGAGAAGAAGGGTGCGCCAAGCATCGGCAACAGGGTCTATATCGGGCCGGGAGCGGTTATCGTCGGCGGCATAGTGGTCGGCGACAATGTACTGATCGCCCCCAATTCCTATGTAAATCTCGACGTACCTTCGAACAGCGTAGTGGTCGGTAATCCGGCCCGGGTAATCGCGAAGGAATCAGCAACGGAAGGGTATATTACCAATCCCGTAATTTGA
- a CDS encoding NAD-dependent epimerase/dehydratase family protein, whose protein sequence is MKVLVTGSAGFIGFHTVKKLLQEGFEVVGLDNINDYYSPQLKYARLKEAGIQQEKIKWYQLVQSTINSNYRFVRMNLEDKQQLFSLFQAEQFDYVINLAAQAGVRYSIENPDVYVQSNIIGFHYILEACRYFPPRHLVHASSSSVYGANAKIPFSEEDKVDSPVSLYAATKKSNELMAHSYSHLYNIPITCLRFFTVYGPWGRPDMAPMLFARAISEGKPIQVFNNGDMERDFTFVGDIVDGVTKTMVAGFEEKPQYRVLNIGNGSPVNLMKFIEELEEGIGTKAIKNFLPMQAGDVPRTWASQENLERITNYKPQVELSSGIKEFADWYLEYSGQLAAHYV, encoded by the coding sequence ATGAAAGTATTAGTAACAGGCAGCGCGGGATTTATCGGGTTCCACACGGTAAAGAAGCTACTGCAGGAAGGTTTCGAAGTAGTGGGCCTCGACAATATCAACGATTATTATTCGCCCCAGCTCAAATATGCACGTCTGAAAGAGGCGGGTATCCAGCAGGAGAAAATCAAATGGTACCAGCTGGTACAGAGCACGATCAACAGCAATTACCGTTTCGTGCGCATGAACCTCGAAGACAAGCAGCAGTTGTTCAGCCTGTTCCAGGCCGAGCAGTTCGACTACGTAATCAACCTCGCTGCGCAGGCGGGCGTCCGCTATTCGATCGAGAACCCGGATGTGTACGTGCAGTCGAACATCATCGGCTTTCATTATATCCTTGAAGCCTGCCGTTACTTTCCGCCCAGGCATCTGGTGCACGCATCTTCGTCGTCAGTGTACGGCGCAAATGCCAAAATCCCTTTCTCGGAGGAAGACAAGGTAGATTCGCCGGTGAGCCTCTATGCCGCCACTAAAAAGAGCAACGAACTGATGGCGCATTCATACAGCCATCTTTACAATATTCCCATTACCTGCCTCCGCTTCTTCACGGTTTACGGCCCGTGGGGGCGCCCGGATATGGCCCCGATGCTCTTTGCCCGGGCTATTTCGGAAGGCAAGCCGATCCAAGTGTTCAATAACGGCGATATGGAACGCGACTTTACATTCGTAGGCGATATCGTCGACGGCGTAACCAAGACGATGGTGGCCGGCTTCGAAGAAAAACCGCAGTACCGCGTGCTCAACATCGGTAACGGCTCGCCGGTGAACCTGATGAAGTTTATCGAGGAGCTGGAAGAAGGCATCGGCACCAAAGCCATCAAGAACTTCCTGCCGATGCAGGCCGGTGATGTTCCCCGGACCTGGGCGAGCCAGGAAAACCTCGAACGCATTACCAACTATAAACCGCAGGTCGAACTCAGTTCCGGTATCAAGGAATTTGCGGACTGGTACCTCGAATATAGCGGGCAACTGGCGGCGCATTATGTTTAA
- a CDS encoding UDP-glucose/GDP-mannose dehydrogenase family protein, with protein MKIAVIGTGYVGLVTGTCFAETGNQVTCVDIDVNKVARMQKGEIPIYEPGLDVLFDRNIAEDRLKFTTDIVEGIEGAEVIFLALPTPPDEDGSADLKYILGVANDLGPILKNYAVIVDKSTVPVGTAEKVRAAIAQHATVDFDVVSNPEFLREGVAVEDFMKPDRVVVGTTSDRAKKVMEKLYAPLVRQGNPIIFMDERSAEMTKYAANSFLALKITFMNEIANLCERVGANVDDIRRGIGTDSRIGKRFLFAGIGYGGSCFPKDVQALAKTSIDYGYDFRTLKSVMAVNADQKKKLLPIVEDFFEGSLAGKTIAVWGLAFKPYTDDIREAPALENIRALLAAGAKVTAYDPEAMENVKRLIPEVTYCHTAYAALDDADALMIFTEWPQFRTPDFIKMGKLLKEKVVFDGRNLYELNTMREHGFTYYSIGREAVNAVEEPVA; from the coding sequence ATGAAAATCGCTGTTATTGGAACCGGCTATGTTGGACTCGTTACCGGAACCTGCTTTGCTGAAACCGGAAACCAGGTTACCTGTGTGGACATCGACGTTAACAAGGTAGCCAGAATGCAAAAAGGAGAGATCCCCATCTACGAGCCCGGTCTGGACGTATTGTTCGATCGTAACATTGCCGAAGACCGTTTGAAATTCACCACCGACATCGTGGAAGGTATCGAAGGAGCGGAAGTGATCTTCCTGGCACTTCCCACGCCGCCGGACGAGGATGGTTCTGCCGACCTGAAATACATCCTGGGCGTAGCCAACGACCTCGGTCCGATCCTGAAAAACTATGCGGTGATCGTCGATAAGAGCACGGTGCCGGTGGGTACCGCTGAGAAGGTGCGAGCGGCCATCGCGCAGCACGCAACTGTGGATTTCGACGTGGTGTCGAACCCGGAATTCCTTCGCGAAGGCGTGGCGGTCGAAGATTTTATGAAGCCCGACCGCGTAGTGGTGGGAACGACTTCCGACCGTGCGAAGAAGGTAATGGAGAAACTGTACGCGCCATTGGTCCGCCAGGGTAACCCCATTATTTTCATGGACGAGCGCTCGGCGGAAATGACCAAGTATGCGGCCAACTCCTTCCTGGCACTCAAAATCACTTTCATGAATGAAATAGCCAACCTTTGTGAGAGGGTTGGGGCCAATGTGGACGACATCCGCCGCGGTATCGGGACCGACAGCCGTATCGGAAAACGCTTCCTGTTTGCCGGTATCGGATACGGTGGCAGCTGCTTCCCCAAGGATGTGCAGGCGCTTGCCAAGACGTCCATCGACTACGGCTACGATTTCCGCACGCTGAAATCGGTGATGGCCGTGAATGCCGACCAGAAAAAGAAATTGCTGCCAATTGTTGAGGACTTCTTCGAAGGCAGCCTGGCAGGCAAAACGATCGCGGTATGGGGCCTTGCTTTCAAGCCGTATACCGACGATATCCGCGAAGCCCCTGCGCTTGAAAATATCCGGGCGTTGCTCGCGGCAGGAGCGAAGGTCACTGCCTACGATCCTGAGGCAATGGAAAATGTTAAAAGATTGATCCCCGAAGTTACCTACTGCCACACGGCTTACGCGGCGCTCGACGACGCCGATGCACTGATGATTTTTACCGAATGGCCACAGTTCCGCACCCCGGATTTTATTAAAATGGGCAAGCTCCTCAAAGAGAAGGTCGTGTTCGACGGCCGTAACCTCTATGAGCTGAACACGATGCGGGAGCACGGCTTTACCTATTACAGCATTGGACGGGAAGCGGTTAACGCGGTTGAAGAACCGGTAGCGTAG